From Actinomyces sp. oral taxon 171 str. F0337, one genomic window encodes:
- the secD gene encoding protein translocase subunit SecD, producing the protein MSSKQRKRPGRRLLMFILVLVIGFGALVVGNMRHKASLTPGLALDLEGGTQLILTPTTSDGSAISDSDVEQAIEVIRQRVDASGVSEAQISRQGGQNIVVSLPGKPSQATLELVRTSAVMYFRPVLRVLEGSAQQAAKNIASQNPSGAPTSAPTSQPSAQAQAQPDPNGGGEATQPPADSTGAEEGSGEGEQATPTPAPTAQPTAQSTAQPRTPEEIAKQLADVNQDGVISSDPLPAQDKTNSSDSWITEKLLYDGYMTDCTDPKNLTGQTQDPKAAVVSCSKEAGSQQHGAYILGPAEISGTELKSANSGLEADSRGQTTNQWVVSLTFNADGTKKFSELSKRLLTYRDQASAAGAQGAQNPQAQHLGDKAQFAIVLDGLTVMASGFNETVHSPITDGRVQITGHFNQNQANTLANQLSFGSLPLSFTVQSEQQISATLGTEQLRNGLIAGLIGFALIILYLAWQYRGLAVVAVASLVVAAAGTYLVIAALSATMGYRLSLAGVAGLIISIGITVDSFIIYFERVRDEVRQGRTLKTAVDEGWKHARRTILVSDAVNLVAAIVLYFLAVGGVQGFAFTLGVTTCVDLAIIIFFTHPLMEWIIRFRFFGEGHRLSGLDPEHLGATSSTYGKGREAVADRVAGSLARRKAEARRNTESPDDAADEADDDETQQQEDDAVGAAADKGKDGETK; encoded by the coding sequence GTGTCCAGCAAGCAGCGAAAGCGCCCAGGGCGCCGCCTCCTGATGTTCATCCTCGTCCTCGTCATCGGTTTCGGCGCTCTCGTGGTGGGAAACATGAGGCACAAGGCCTCGCTCACCCCCGGACTCGCCCTCGATCTCGAGGGCGGTACCCAGCTCATTCTGACGCCCACGACCTCCGACGGCTCGGCGATCAGTGACAGCGATGTTGAGCAGGCCATCGAGGTGATCCGCCAACGCGTGGACGCCTCCGGTGTCTCCGAGGCCCAGATCTCCCGCCAGGGCGGTCAGAACATCGTGGTCTCGCTGCCCGGGAAGCCCAGCCAGGCCACCCTGGAGCTGGTGCGGACCTCCGCCGTCATGTACTTCCGCCCGGTGCTGCGCGTCCTGGAGGGCAGCGCCCAGCAGGCTGCTAAGAACATCGCCAGCCAGAACCCCTCCGGCGCACCGACCTCGGCGCCGACGAGTCAGCCCAGTGCCCAGGCCCAGGCTCAGCCGGACCCGAACGGCGGCGGTGAGGCGACTCAGCCGCCAGCGGACTCGACCGGCGCCGAGGAGGGCTCGGGCGAGGGTGAGCAGGCAACCCCGACCCCGGCCCCCACCGCACAGCCCACGGCCCAGTCCACCGCGCAGCCCAGGACCCCCGAGGAGATCGCCAAGCAGCTGGCGGACGTCAATCAGGACGGCGTCATCTCCTCCGATCCGCTCCCCGCCCAGGACAAGACGAACTCATCGGACTCCTGGATCACCGAGAAGCTCCTCTACGACGGCTACATGACCGACTGCACCGACCCGAAGAATCTCACGGGGCAGACGCAGGACCCCAAGGCCGCCGTCGTCTCCTGCTCCAAGGAAGCCGGTTCCCAGCAGCACGGTGCCTACATCCTCGGCCCGGCTGAGATCAGCGGAACCGAGCTCAAGAGCGCCAACTCGGGCCTGGAGGCCGACTCCCGAGGCCAGACCACCAACCAGTGGGTCGTCTCTCTGACCTTCAACGCTGACGGCACCAAGAAGTTCTCCGAGTTGTCCAAGCGGCTCCTGACCTACCGTGACCAGGCGAGCGCCGCCGGCGCGCAGGGCGCTCAGAACCCGCAGGCCCAGCACCTCGGGGACAAGGCCCAGTTCGCCATCGTCCTGGACGGCCTGACCGTCATGGCCTCCGGTTTCAACGAGACCGTCCACTCACCGATCACCGACGGCCGGGTCCAGATCACCGGCCACTTCAACCAGAACCAGGCCAACACACTGGCCAACCAGCTCTCCTTCGGCTCGCTGCCGCTGAGCTTCACGGTCCAGTCCGAGCAGCAGATCTCCGCCACTCTGGGAACCGAGCAGCTGCGCAACGGCCTGATCGCCGGGCTCATCGGTTTCGCTCTCATCATCCTCTACCTGGCCTGGCAGTACCGCGGCCTGGCGGTGGTGGCCGTAGCGTCCCTGGTGGTGGCCGCTGCCGGCACCTACCTGGTCATCGCGGCACTGAGCGCGACCATGGGCTACCGCCTGTCCCTGGCAGGGGTGGCCGGACTCATCATCTCCATCGGCATCACAGTCGACTCCTTCATCATCTACTTCGAGCGCGTCCGTGACGAGGTGCGTCAGGGACGGACCCTGAAGACCGCGGTCGATGAGGGATGGAAGCACGCCCGGCGCACGATCCTCGTCTCCGACGCCGTCAACCTCGTGGCCGCGATCGTCCTGTACTTCCTCGCCGTCGGCGGGGTGCAGGGATTCGCCTTCACCCTGGGGGTGACCACGTGCGTGGACCTGGCCATCATCATCTTCTTCACCCACCCGTTGATGGAGTGGATCATCCGTTTCCGCTTCTTCGGCGAAGGGCACCGGCTCTCCGGCCTTGACCCCGAGCACCTCGGAGCAACGTCCTCGACCTACGGCAAGGGGCGCGAGGCCGTCGCCGACCGCGTGGCCGGGTCCCTGGCGCGCCGCAAGGCCGAGGCCCGCAGGAACACGGAGAGCCCCGACGATGCCGCTGACGAGGCCGACGATGATGAGACTCAGCAGCAGGAGGACGACGCGGTCGGTGCCGCGGCCGACAAGGGAAAGGACGGTGAGACGAAATGA
- the yajC gene encoding preprotein translocase subunit YajC, whose protein sequence is MSSYFIWIMFIGMLLMMWFVSRRQRAMQEEQKRRTEKGLVPGNWVRTIGGFYGTVVEVDGDVVTLATPLGDETLWSKRAIAAVEEPPFGSASAHDESGTDVEQADEDIRESEQDTAEPQS, encoded by the coding sequence ATGTCGTCGTATTTCATCTGGATCATGTTCATCGGGATGCTCCTGATGATGTGGTTCGTCAGCCGCAGGCAGCGCGCGATGCAGGAGGAGCAGAAGCGCCGTACTGAGAAGGGCCTGGTACCCGGCAACTGGGTTCGCACCATCGGCGGCTTCTACGGCACGGTTGTCGAGGTCGACGGTGACGTGGTCACCCTGGCCACGCCGCTGGGCGACGAGACCCTGTGGAGCAAGCGGGCGATCGCCGCCGTCGAGGAGCCGCCCTTCGGCTCCGCCTCCGCCCACGACGAGTCCGGCACCGACGTTGAGCAGGCCGACGAAGACATCCGTGAATCCGAGCAGGACACGGCCGAGCCGCAGTCCTGA
- the ruvB gene encoding Holliday junction branch migration DNA helicase RuvB, translated as MAEPEDLDRQRLVGGGADATERAAEAALRPKRLEDFTGQEVVRGQLSVVLRSALARGVTADHVLLSGPPGLGKTTLAMIIAAEVDGSLRLTSGPAIQHAGDLAAILSSLEEGDVLFIDEIHRLARTAEEMLYLAMEDFRVDIVVGKGPGATSIPLSLPPFTVVGATTRAGLLPAPLRDRFGFTGHLDYYGPGELTRILTRSAGLLGVSLEADAAKELASRSRGTPRIANRLLRRVQDWAEVHGRPGRLDLTAARGALDVFEVDALGLDRLDRQVLEALCTRFGGGPVGLTTLAVSVGEEPETVETVAEPYLVREGLVVRTPRGRAATPAAYSHLGLEPPAEGSLFS; from the coding sequence GTGGCTGAGCCGGAGGATCTCGACCGGCAGCGCCTGGTCGGTGGCGGTGCCGATGCCACCGAGCGCGCCGCCGAGGCGGCCCTACGACCCAAGCGCCTGGAGGACTTCACCGGGCAGGAGGTGGTGCGCGGCCAGCTGTCGGTGGTGCTGCGCTCCGCCCTGGCCCGCGGGGTGACGGCCGACCACGTTCTGCTGTCGGGGCCGCCCGGGCTGGGCAAGACCACGCTGGCCATGATCATCGCCGCCGAGGTGGACGGCTCCCTGCGCCTGACCTCGGGGCCGGCCATCCAGCACGCCGGAGACCTCGCGGCCATCTTGTCCTCCCTGGAGGAGGGCGACGTACTGTTCATCGATGAGATCCACCGCCTGGCACGGACCGCTGAGGAGATGCTCTACCTGGCGATGGAGGACTTCCGTGTCGACATCGTCGTGGGGAAAGGACCCGGCGCCACCTCCATCCCACTGTCCCTACCCCCCTTCACCGTCGTCGGAGCCACCACGAGGGCGGGGCTGCTGCCCGCGCCGCTGCGGGACCGTTTCGGCTTCACCGGGCACCTCGACTACTACGGACCGGGCGAGCTCACCCGGATCCTCACGCGAAGTGCGGGGCTGCTGGGCGTGAGCCTGGAGGCGGACGCCGCCAAGGAGCTGGCCTCACGCTCCCGGGGCACGCCCCGTATCGCCAACCGGCTGCTGCGTCGCGTCCAGGACTGGGCGGAGGTTCACGGGAGACCCGGCCGACTCGACCTCACGGCGGCCCGCGGCGCCCTGGACGTCTTCGAAGTCGACGCCCTGGGCCTGGACCGTCTGGACCGCCAGGTACTCGAGGCCCTGTGCACCCGGTTCGGCGGTGGCCCGGTAGGGCTGACGACGCTGGCGGTCAGTGTGGGGGAGGAGCCCGAGACGGTGGAGACCGTGGCCGAGCCCTACCTCGTGCGCGAGGGGCTGGTGGTGCGTACCCCGCGGGGTCGGGCGGCCACGCCGGCTGCCTACAGCCACCTGGGACTTGAGCCCCCTGCCGAGGGATCATTGTTCTCCTGA